A window of the Parvularcula bermudensis HTCC2503 genome harbors these coding sequences:
- a CDS encoding D-Ala-D-Ala carboxypeptidase family metallohydrolase — translation MTTVGPLTIDGDVIPYETWHHTAMPGERVAIGGTHTVINMDGERVASSFDAPTTPGHYAVTISRADAPPVDLSLFVLQPTDNMDSRQFLNGYRIGTYPQTPPEGFIEVSAEDYDIAVSPRFKLGQFLCKQQPEHFPKYVLLSQPNLVRLETLLTALQEDGLTDTESFVVMSGFRTPFYNTAIGSARLSRHMYGDASDIYIDVAPADGVMDDLNRDGQLTKADANFLYDYAADLFANSNVDAGGIGAYGTNAVHGPFVHIDGRGRPARWGR, via the coding sequence ATGACCACCGTTGGCCCTTTGACCATTGACGGTGATGTCATCCCCTATGAAACTTGGCACCATACGGCCATGCCCGGCGAACGGGTTGCCATCGGCGGTACACATACGGTAATCAATATGGACGGAGAACGCGTTGCCTCCTCCTTTGACGCGCCGACCACGCCGGGACATTATGCCGTCACGATTTCGCGCGCCGACGCCCCCCCTGTCGACCTCTCCTTGTTCGTCCTTCAGCCCACCGACAATATGGATTCGCGGCAATTCCTCAATGGGTATCGCATCGGCACCTATCCCCAGACCCCACCCGAAGGCTTTATTGAGGTGTCTGCTGAGGATTACGACATCGCCGTGTCCCCGCGATTCAAGTTGGGTCAGTTTCTATGCAAACAGCAGCCGGAGCATTTTCCGAAATATGTTCTGCTCAGTCAGCCAAACCTCGTTCGGCTAGAAACGTTGCTGACCGCATTGCAAGAAGATGGTCTGACCGACACCGAGAGCTTTGTGGTCATGAGTGGGTTCCGTACGCCGTTTTACAACACCGCCATCGGATCGGCGCGGCTCAGCCGCCATATGTATGGTGATGCGAGTGACATCTATATCGATGTGGCGCCGGCCGATGGGGTGATGGATGACCTCAATCGCGACGGCCAATTGACAAAGGCCGATGCGAATTTCCTCTATGATTATGCGGCCGATCTATTCGCGAACAGCAACGTCGATGCCGGAGGGATTGGCGCCTATGGCACGAACGCGGTGCACGGCCCTTTCGTCCATATTGACGGTCGTGGCCGCCCCGCCCGCTGGGGCAGATAA
- a CDS encoding penicillin-binding protein activator: protein MPSLFSIFRRQVLLWAVAGLLVTGCETPPPTMPRPSPDRTPPPMPQPVPEPEAEISLPEAPQDDLVRVAVLLPFSNESQNIETIAAAMLKAAQMVAFESDDDRYVLIPKDTRGTAAGAAEMTEEAIAAGADIILGPLFSESVAATADIARPAGVPVIAFSSDSEVAGQGVYLLSFPPEAEIDRVASYAMSKGYARFGLMAPYSEFGDRVAKAFSADVYALGGDIVHTERYERSADAMIAPAKRMAQYAAKNFVPSYPEPRAVTGQARFVSGAESMMRGQLNEPSTGMAPIVSGGSGGQYQAVLLPEQGRLLRALAPLFPYYNVNIREVKLLGVSGWNNPLLTREPALNGGWFAAPDPALAEGFKRRYERAYGEQPPRLASLAYDAALLTSRLSVLPVEERFTVETIANPNGYLGADGLFRLRPDGMVERGLAVLEIRPSGIIVIDDAPQSFVMTSPVGY from the coding sequence ATGCCTTCGTTGTTCTCAATTTTCCGTAGGCAGGTCTTATTATGGGCTGTCGCGGGACTGCTGGTGACCGGATGCGAAACGCCGCCGCCGACAATGCCGAGGCCGTCTCCTGACCGGACGCCGCCACCGATGCCGCAGCCTGTTCCCGAGCCCGAGGCGGAGATCAGCCTGCCCGAGGCGCCCCAGGACGATTTGGTGCGCGTGGCCGTGCTTCTGCCCTTTTCGAATGAGTCTCAAAATATCGAGACGATCGCGGCTGCGATGCTGAAGGCCGCTCAGATGGTGGCCTTTGAGAGTGACGATGATCGCTATGTCCTGATCCCAAAGGATACCCGCGGCACCGCTGCGGGCGCGGCGGAAATGACCGAAGAGGCGATCGCTGCCGGGGCGGATATCATCCTTGGGCCGCTTTTCTCCGAGAGCGTTGCGGCCACCGCCGACATTGCGCGCCCGGCGGGCGTGCCGGTCATTGCCTTTTCCTCCGACAGTGAGGTTGCCGGGCAGGGGGTATACTTACTGAGCTTCCCGCCCGAAGCGGAGATTGACCGTGTTGCCAGTTATGCCATGTCCAAGGGCTATGCGCGCTTTGGCTTGATGGCCCCCTATTCAGAATTCGGTGATCGGGTCGCAAAGGCCTTCTCCGCAGATGTCTATGCGCTTGGCGGAGATATTGTGCATACGGAGCGCTATGAGCGGTCCGCCGATGCGATGATCGCGCCAGCGAAGCGCATGGCGCAATATGCCGCAAAGAATTTCGTCCCCAGCTATCCCGAACCGCGGGCAGTGACGGGGCAAGCGCGTTTCGTCTCCGGTGCCGAATCGATGATGCGGGGTCAGCTCAATGAGCCCAGCACCGGGATGGCGCCGATCGTTTCTGGGGGCAGTGGGGGGCAGTACCAGGCGGTCCTCCTGCCGGAGCAGGGACGATTGCTGCGCGCGCTGGCGCCGCTCTTTCCCTATTACAATGTGAACATCCGTGAGGTGAAGCTGCTGGGCGTCAGCGGGTGGAACAACCCCCTCCTGACGCGGGAGCCGGCCTTAAATGGCGGCTGGTTCGCCGCGCCCGATCCGGCGCTCGCCGAGGGGTTCAAGCGCCGTTATGAGCGAGCCTATGGCGAACAACCGCCGCGGCTTGCCTCGCTTGCCTATGATGCCGCGCTTCTGACGTCCCGCTTGTCGGTTTTGCCGGTGGAGGAGCGGTTTACGGTGGAGACGATCGCTAATCCCAATGGATATCTGGGGGCAGACGGATTGTTCCGCTTACGTCCCGATGGAATGGTCGAGCGCGGTCTTGCCGTGCTGGAAATTCGCCCCTCCGGCATTATCGTCATCGACGATGCGCCGCAAAGCTTTGTGATGACCTCGCCTGTCGGCTACTGA
- the rsmI gene encoding 16S rRNA (cytidine(1402)-2'-O)-methyltransferase, with amino-acid sequence MASSPPDRPPPRAATARLLAPGLYVAATPIGHLGDISQRLRETLASADLILCEDTRVAGRLLQAMAIDGVPLRRYDDHTGEQVRPLVLSRLAAGEALVLISDAGTPLISDPGYKLVRAARDAGAAVMTVPGPCAAIAALSIAGVPTDSFTFRGFPPAKAGARQRLIDRLAATEETQIFYETGPRLAGFLTEIAARLGDDCPVVIARELTKRYEEVVDGAAAALAKRYADAPPKGEIVVILPPQPPIEITEEEVEARMAKALQSLSLKDAAAEVAAATGRKRRDLYQAWRDRT; translated from the coding sequence ATGGCTTCCTCCCCCCCGGATCGACCGCCCCCCCGCGCCGCGACCGCGCGCCTCCTCGCCCCGGGCCTTTATGTTGCCGCCACCCCTATCGGTCATTTAGGCGATATTTCCCAGCGCCTGCGCGAGACCCTGGCGTCGGCGGATCTCATCTTGTGCGAGGACACACGGGTCGCCGGCCGCCTGCTCCAGGCCATGGCGATCGATGGCGTCCCCTTGCGGCGATACGATGATCACACCGGCGAGCAGGTCCGGCCCCTCGTGCTGTCCCGGTTGGCGGCGGGGGAAGCCTTGGTATTGATCAGTGATGCGGGCACGCCCTTAATTTCCGATCCAGGCTACAAATTGGTCCGCGCGGCCCGCGACGCGGGGGCGGCGGTGATGACCGTGCCCGGGCCCTGTGCCGCCATCGCCGCCCTGTCGATTGCCGGTGTGCCGACGGATAGTTTCACCTTTCGCGGCTTCCCGCCGGCCAAGGCAGGTGCGCGCCAGCGCTTGATCGACCGGCTGGCTGCGACGGAGGAAACCCAAATCTTCTATGAGACGGGGCCGAGACTGGCTGGATTTCTCACAGAAATCGCCGCGCGGCTTGGGGATGATTGCCCGGTGGTCATCGCCCGCGAACTGACCAAACGCTACGAAGAGGTCGTCGACGGGGCCGCCGCCGCCCTTGCCAAACGCTATGCCGACGCGCCCCCCAAGGGCGAAATCGTCGTTATCCTTCCGCCGCAGCCCCCGATCGAGATCACGGAGGAAGAGGTCGAGGCGCGAATGGCGAAGGCCCTCCAATCCCTTTCCCTTAAGGATGCCGCCGCAGAAGTCGCCGCCGCCACCGGGCGCAAACGCCGTGACCTTTACCAGGCGTGGCGGGATCGGACGTGA
- a CDS encoding YraN family protein has product MSARQSAKRQSAEYLAAERLGRRAERRAALFLQLKGYAIRDRRVRTPRGEIDLIVTKGSTLAFIEVKARTSADALQDPATLVPPQNWARIAAASAIWRARASLMPKIVRFDLILVRRGIPCHVKDAYRPDAPTGRDGAGLF; this is encoded by the coding sequence GTGAGCGCCCGCCAATCAGCCAAGCGCCAATCAGCCGAGTACCTGGCAGCCGAGCGCCTGGGACGGCGGGCCGAACGCAGGGCCGCCCTCTTTCTCCAGCTCAAAGGCTATGCGATCCGTGACCGGCGCGTCCGCACCCCCCGCGGCGAAATCGATCTGATCGTCACAAAAGGGTCGACCCTCGCCTTTATCGAGGTCAAGGCACGAACTAGCGCCGATGCCCTTCAGGACCCGGCGACCCTCGTCCCGCCACAGAATTGGGCGCGCATCGCGGCGGCATCGGCGATCTGGCGCGCGCGGGCATCGCTCATGCCGAAAATCGTCCGGTTCGACCTCATCCTGGTTCGCCGCGGCATTCCTTGTCATGTGAAGGACGCCTATCGGCCCGACGCGCCGACCGGTCGCGATGGCGCCGGCCTTTTCTGA
- a CDS encoding BON domain-containing protein: MPTRLLILVALLSALVAGCETNRTLGTSIDDTGIDLQLKRALLADRTYDTSDIDISVFEGRVMLTGTVRTAEARRELGLKTRSLPGVIEVLNEVRVGAPTTAGQGLRDAVMDEKLGAAMRADNAIYRTNYQIAVSQGTIYLLGVAQGPVELERVTGHAQTIDGANEIISHVIFVGDPRRPGVR; the protein is encoded by the coding sequence ATGCCGACCCGCTTGTTGATCCTTGTCGCCCTCCTCTCGGCCCTCGTCGCCGGCTGTGAAACGAACCGGACCCTGGGGACCAGCATCGACGACACCGGTATCGATCTCCAGCTGAAGCGCGCCCTTCTTGCGGACCGCACCTATGACACCTCGGATATCGACATCTCCGTGTTTGAGGGGCGGGTCATGCTGACCGGGACCGTCAGAACCGCTGAGGCGCGGCGGGAATTGGGGCTCAAGACGCGCTCCCTGCCCGGCGTGATCGAAGTCCTGAACGAGGTTCGGGTCGGCGCCCCGACCACGGCGGGCCAAGGGCTAAGAGATGCAGTGATGGACGAAAAACTCGGGGCCGCCATGCGGGCCGATAACGCGATTTACCGCACAAATTATCAAATCGCCGTCAGTCAGGGCACGATCTATCTTCTCGGTGTTGCCCAGGGGCCGGTGGAACTCGAACGGGTGACGGGCCACGCCCAAACGATCGACGGCGCCAATGAGATTATCAGCCATGTGATCTTTGTGGGGGATCCGAGACGGCCCGGTGTTCGCTAA
- a CDS encoding YifB family Mg chelatase-like AAA ATPase: protein MVTEVTSFAFDGIEARPVTVQAQITGGNPKFFIVGMAEKSVSEARERIWAAFSAIGLGVPPKRITINLAPADLRKEGSHFDLPIALALMAEMGAIARDALVGWAVTGELGLDGSLAPITGALPAAMAANARELGLICPAASGAEAAWAGEETGILAPATLLELANHFKGTAVLDRPRPGALREPEDAPDLKDVKGQETGKRALEIAAAGGHNLLMVGPPGSGKSMLAARLPGILPPLSAREMLDISMIHSVAGMIENGTLTRERPFRAPHHSASMAAMVGGGTRAKPGEASLAHHGVLFLDELPEFSAPVLDSLRQPLETGDVRIARANAHVRYPAAFQLVAAMNPCRCGYGRASGRACGRGPHCETTYQARISGPFLDRMDLTIETQPVSALDLTRPGDGDPSAVVAQRVAAARAAQAARQPEGPFLLNARLSPAALDRVATPDAAGQALLTRACESLGLSARAYGRLLRVARTLADLDGKEAVSRPHIAEALSLRGRQAMQAMGPPPLREAVSHQES, encoded by the coding sequence ATGGTCACGGAAGTCACAAGCTTTGCCTTTGACGGCATCGAGGCGCGCCCAGTCACCGTGCAGGCCCAGATCACCGGCGGCAATCCAAAATTCTTCATCGTCGGCATGGCCGAAAAATCCGTGTCCGAGGCGCGGGAACGCATTTGGGCCGCTTTTTCCGCTATTGGCCTTGGGGTGCCGCCCAAACGGATCACGATCAATCTGGCGCCGGCCGATCTCCGCAAGGAGGGCAGCCATTTCGACCTGCCGATCGCCCTCGCCCTCATGGCGGAGATGGGGGCCATTGCCCGGGACGCGCTGGTCGGCTGGGCGGTGACGGGGGAGTTAGGGCTCGATGGCAGCCTTGCGCCGATAACCGGGGCCCTTCCCGCCGCCATGGCCGCCAATGCGCGTGAGTTGGGGTTGATCTGCCCGGCCGCCTCCGGTGCCGAAGCGGCCTGGGCCGGCGAAGAAACGGGGATCCTCGCGCCCGCGACCCTGTTGGAGCTCGCCAATCACTTCAAAGGGACAGCTGTCCTTGATCGGCCGCGCCCCGGCGCCTTGCGGGAGCCTGAGGACGCGCCGGACCTTAAGGACGTGAAAGGGCAGGAAACGGGCAAGCGCGCCCTCGAAATCGCCGCGGCGGGGGGACATAATCTCTTGATGGTGGGCCCACCGGGTTCGGGAAAATCGATGCTGGCCGCCCGCCTCCCAGGCATCTTACCGCCCCTGTCGGCACGAGAGATGCTGGATATTTCCATGATCCACTCGGTCGCGGGCATGATCGAGAACGGGACCTTAACGCGGGAACGGCCCTTCAGGGCGCCTCATCATTCCGCCTCGATGGCGGCCATGGTGGGGGGCGGGACCCGGGCCAAACCGGGGGAGGCGTCCCTCGCCCATCACGGGGTTCTGTTTCTCGACGAACTGCCCGAATTTTCAGCCCCTGTCCTCGATAGCCTTCGCCAGCCCCTCGAAACCGGCGATGTGCGGATTGCCAGGGCAAATGCCCATGTTCGCTATCCCGCCGCATTCCAGCTGGTGGCCGCGATGAACCCCTGTCGATGCGGTTATGGTCGGGCGAGCGGCCGGGCCTGTGGCCGCGGGCCCCATTGCGAAACGACCTATCAGGCCCGCATTTCCGGCCCTTTTCTCGATCGGATGGATTTGACGATCGAAACCCAGCCGGTATCGGCCCTTGATCTGACCCGTCCTGGGGATGGCGACCCGAGTGCCGTTGTCGCGCAGCGGGTGGCGGCGGCTCGCGCCGCTCAGGCGGCGCGTCAGCCGGAGGGCCCCTTCCTCCTCAATGCCCGGTTGTCGCCAGCGGCGCTCGACCGTGTCGCCACCCCAGATGCGGCAGGTCAGGCCCTTTTGACCCGCGCCTGTGAAAGCCTTGGATTATCGGCGCGGGCCTATGGCCGTTTGTTACGGGTCGCCCGCACGCTGGCCGACCTTGACGGCAAGGAGGCGGTGAGCCGGCCTCATATCGCCGAGGCGTTAAGCCTGCGAGGCCGCCAGGCCATGCAGGCCATGGGACCGCCCCCCCTGCGAGAGGCTGTGTCCCACCAGGAATCGTGA
- a CDS encoding response regulator, whose translation MRSALAVLDRITLFAVLTDRNGVIRFRNKVSAGIGGLRTGQIFTEEQLPPTIRCIRTTDQDRFTTSVIVNNDNRLIEWNPSRFTDGETLYLGTDVTRDRKNYAVMRELARTARAVSEEKMRYLATMSHEMRTPLNGILGMNGLLLDSPLDVNQRAYAEAVQQAGTALLTLINDVLDYSKIQAGHLDLEEKPFSPGALLKEVAEILAIRADEKGIDIALLLHPDIPEELVGDPARLRQVLVNLATNGVKFTTEGGVSLEILPGTGSTDDDLIDHRRYSFRVRDTGKGIAADNLDRLFEEFDQGSDPSAEEGTGLGLTIARQLVNAMGGNIDVTSALGKGSTFEFDIALKGQAPTAVQIVENPARTVVVASPSAFLRAALTTTLQYLGINRLHTAQDEREAISLLSDHPDAILLCDLPLAESSGSILTKGTQHAIVLLSQRTRGRFDSFAKNGFADFLVKPVFPAQLRRRLETIGRPAISAAEEPVASASASGEGVNGDDQPPSEAAPSSAPASSASQKPLNILLAEDNSINAVLAETILRRDGHQVDLVRNGKEAVEAVDLSVYDLILMDMRMPVMDGIEATVRIRQMPTGEVLPIIALTANATTADRQACLEAGMNDFLSKPFEPKSLSDIVNRWRSPPPSPSKTATAGRS comes from the coding sequence ATGCGGTCTGCCTTAGCCGTCCTCGATCGGATCACGCTCTTTGCGGTCCTCACCGACCGGAACGGCGTTATTCGTTTTCGCAACAAGGTCAGCGCCGGGATCGGGGGCTTACGCACCGGACAAATCTTCACCGAAGAGCAATTGCCCCCCACCATCAGATGCATTCGAACGACCGATCAGGACCGGTTCACCACATCCGTCATCGTCAATAACGATAACCGGCTGATTGAGTGGAACCCCTCACGCTTCACCGATGGCGAGACCCTCTATCTGGGCACCGATGTCACGCGCGACCGGAAGAATTATGCCGTGATGAGAGAGCTCGCCCGGACCGCGCGGGCCGTCAGCGAAGAAAAAATGCGCTATCTGGCGACCATGAGCCACGAAATGCGGACCCCCTTGAACGGGATACTCGGCATGAACGGCTTGCTGCTGGACAGTCCCCTCGACGTCAATCAACGCGCCTATGCCGAAGCGGTGCAGCAGGCTGGAACCGCGCTCCTCACGCTTATCAACGATGTCCTCGATTATTCGAAGATCCAGGCCGGCCATCTCGACCTTGAGGAAAAGCCGTTCTCCCCCGGCGCCCTCCTCAAGGAGGTCGCTGAGATCCTGGCCATCCGCGCCGATGAGAAGGGGATCGACATCGCCCTCCTTCTCCACCCCGACATTCCCGAGGAATTGGTGGGTGATCCCGCAAGGCTGCGCCAGGTGCTGGTGAATTTGGCCACCAATGGCGTGAAATTCACGACCGAGGGCGGGGTCAGCCTCGAAATCCTGCCCGGTACGGGATCCACCGATGATGACCTCATCGACCACCGCCGTTATTCCTTCCGCGTACGCGACACCGGCAAAGGCATCGCAGCGGACAATCTCGACCGTCTATTCGAAGAGTTCGATCAGGGCTCAGATCCATCCGCCGAAGAAGGGACGGGCCTTGGACTGACAATTGCGCGCCAATTGGTGAACGCCATGGGGGGCAATATCGATGTCACGAGCGCCCTTGGAAAAGGGTCCACCTTCGAATTCGATATCGCGCTCAAAGGTCAGGCACCAACAGCCGTCCAGATTGTCGAGAACCCTGCAAGAACCGTCGTCGTGGCCAGCCCTTCCGCTTTCCTCCGTGCCGCCCTGACAACGACCCTTCAATATTTGGGGATCAACCGCCTCCACACCGCCCAGGACGAGCGGGAGGCGATTTCTCTTCTGTCCGATCACCCCGATGCGATCCTGCTCTGTGACCTGCCCCTGGCGGAAAGCTCAGGATCGATCCTGACCAAAGGCACCCAGCACGCCATCGTCCTGCTGTCACAGAGGACTCGCGGACGGTTCGATAGCTTCGCGAAAAACGGGTTTGCGGATTTTCTCGTCAAGCCCGTATTCCCCGCCCAGCTCCGTCGGCGTCTTGAGACCATAGGCCGGCCGGCGATATCGGCGGCGGAGGAGCCCGTGGCCTCGGCATCGGCATCTGGGGAAGGGGTCAATGGGGACGACCAGCCCCCCAGCGAGGCCGCTCCCTCTTCTGCGCCGGCGAGCTCTGCCTCCCAAAAGCCTCTCAATATTCTGCTGGCGGAGGATAATTCCATCAATGCCGTTCTGGCCGAAACGATCCTCCGCCGCGATGGACATCAGGTGGATCTTGTCCGTAACGGGAAAGAGGCGGTCGAGGCAGTTGACTTGTCCGTCTACGATTTGATTTTGATGGACATGCGTATGCCGGTGATGGACGGAATCGAAGCAACGGTTCGCATTCGTCAAATGCCGACCGGCGAAGTCTTGCCGATCATCGCCCTTACGGCGAATGCGACCACCGCGGACCGCCAGGCCTGCCTTGAGGCAGGCATGAACGATTTTCTCTCAAAGCCTTTTGAGCCCAAAAGCCTGAGCGATATTGTTAATCGCTGGCGGTCGCCACCGCCCTCCCCTTCAAAGACCGCGACGGCGGGCCGGTCATAA
- the hemW gene encoding radical SAM family heme chaperone HemW, which yields MTPPTGLYLHWPFCDRICPYCDFVVARGRDVDEKAWISAFLADLDDSAARWGRRQIVSVYFGGGTPSLLSPHGLNRLLGGIADRYDLASSAEVTIEVNPTALEAQRLRAYRALGINRVSIGVQSFDDEHLRFLGRNHDGGTARGVIDQAAALFDRVTADFIYALPGETIEDWTRRLRAILSLPVSHLSLYQLTIEQGTAFGLQVDKGRWTPASDAMAADLYQATLEETMAAGMPAYEISSHARPGHEAVHNRLYWMEGDWIGIGPGAHGRITHQGQRIATAPRVPIRAYCSTPPADRVERAPLTPSEMRVERLAGGLRTLDGVATSDLSFLPPERLEDFLREGWLIPRADRMTIPRTHWILADGLIARLCDAMEDL from the coding sequence GTGACCCCACCGACCGGCCTATATCTTCACTGGCCCTTTTGCGATCGAATTTGTCCGTATTGTGATTTCGTGGTCGCCCGAGGACGGGATGTCGATGAAAAGGCCTGGATCTCGGCCTTTCTCGCAGATCTTGACGACAGCGCCGCCCGATGGGGACGCCGTCAGATCGTGAGCGTCTATTTCGGCGGCGGGACCCCTTCGCTCTTGTCGCCGCATGGCCTCAACCGGTTGCTTGGGGGGATTGCCGACCGGTACGATTTAGCTTCCAGCGCGGAAGTCACGATCGAGGTCAATCCGACCGCCCTTGAGGCGCAACGTCTGCGGGCCTATCGCGCGCTTGGTATCAATCGTGTGTCGATTGGTGTACAGAGTTTCGACGATGAACATCTTCGGTTCCTTGGGCGTAATCACGATGGGGGGACGGCCCGCGGGGTGATCGACCAGGCCGCCGCGCTGTTCGATCGGGTGACGGCGGATTTCATCTATGCCTTGCCCGGAGAAACAATTGAGGACTGGACGCGCCGCCTTAGGGCGATCCTGTCTTTGCCGGTCTCGCATCTGTCGCTGTATCAATTGACGATTGAGCAGGGGACGGCCTTTGGGCTCCAGGTCGATAAAGGGCGGTGGACCCCGGCCTCCGACGCCATGGCGGCGGATCTTTATCAGGCGACCCTGGAGGAAACCATGGCGGCCGGGATGCCCGCTTACGAGATTTCGAGCCATGCCAGACCCGGCCATGAGGCCGTGCACAATCGCCTTTACTGGATGGAGGGGGACTGGATTGGGATCGGGCCTGGCGCGCATGGTCGGATAACCCATCAAGGACAACGGATCGCCACCGCCCCAAGGGTCCCTATTCGTGCTTATTGCTCGACCCCCCCCGCCGACAGGGTCGAACGGGCCCCCCTGACGCCGTCGGAAATGCGTGTTGAACGGCTCGCCGGCGGCCTCAGGACCCTTGACGGGGTGGCGACATCCGACCTTTCTTTCCTTCCGCCCGAACGGCTTGAGGACTTCCTGCGGGAGGGATGGCTGATCCCCAGGGCAGATCGCATGACCATTCCCCGGACTCATTGGATCCTCGCCGATGGTCTCATCGCGCGGCTATGCGACGCGATGGAGGATTTATGA
- the rdgB gene encoding RdgB/HAM1 family non-canonical purine NTP pyrophosphatase, which yields MTVINVLRARGLLLATHNQGKVREFSAWLAPYAISISSAADHDLPEPEETATDFLGNATLKAEAAMAATGLPALADDSGLAVAALGGAPGLYSARWAGPDRDYQRAFDRIAAELGGAQAMEGAAAAFVCVLVLTLPGDTPLVAEGQVEGTLTASPRGAAGFGYDPIFRPEGEARTFAEMTMAEKAQFSHRARAMTNLAQVINVPAP from the coding sequence ATGACGGTTATTAATGTCCTCCGCGCGCGCGGCCTCCTCCTTGCGACCCATAATCAAGGAAAGGTGCGCGAGTTTTCGGCTTGGCTGGCCCCCTATGCCATTTCGATATCATCGGCCGCCGACCACGACCTTCCAGAACCTGAGGAGACAGCAACCGATTTTCTCGGCAATGCGACTCTCAAAGCCGAAGCGGCCATGGCGGCGACGGGGCTGCCTGCCCTCGCCGACGATTCAGGGCTCGCCGTCGCGGCCCTTGGCGGCGCGCCCGGGCTCTATTCCGCTCGATGGGCGGGGCCGGACCGCGATTATCAGCGGGCCTTTGACCGGATCGCCGCCGAATTGGGCGGTGCCCAAGCGATGGAGGGCGCCGCGGCGGCCTTTGTCTGCGTCCTGGTTTTGACCTTACCGGGGGACACGCCCCTGGTCGCCGAAGGTCAGGTCGAGGGCACCCTGACGGCGTCGCCCAGAGGGGCGGCGGGATTTGGCTATGACCCCATCTTCAGGCCGGAGGGGGAGGCGCGGACTTTTGCTGAAATGACGATGGCGGAGAAAGCGCAGTTCTCCCATAGGGCCCGCGCCATGACGAACCTTGCGCAGGTGATCAATGTGCCGGCGCCGTGA
- the rlmN gene encoding 23S rRNA (adenine(2503)-C(2))-methyltransferase RlmN — translation MTTLISTLPEAAAPQRRRLFGLSRAALQSLFAADLGLAPKAAKMRASQVWQWIYSHGVREFDQMTNIGKALRAQMDALYDLSRPEVAERQVSQDGTRKYLIRFAPGIEAEAVFIPGVGRAGALCVSSQVGCTLNCTFCHTGTQALVRNLTAEEIIAQIIVCKDDLGEWPSSRDDRQLSNIVFMGMGEPLYNLDAVAQAIDIIADGEGISISRRRITVSTSGVVSQMRALGERTEAMLAISLHATHDALRNELVPINKKWPLDALLAACRDYPGTSNAKRITFEYVMLKGINDSDAEARELVRLLRGIPAKINLIPFNPWPDSPYECSSWDRIERFADIVNQAGYASPIRTPRGRDISAACGQLKSESVKERASARRRTETVS, via the coding sequence ATGACAACCCTGATTTCCACTCTTCCCGAGGCGGCCGCCCCTCAACGGCGTCGCTTGTTCGGCCTTTCCCGCGCGGCGCTGCAATCGCTGTTTGCGGCCGACCTCGGCCTTGCGCCGAAGGCGGCCAAGATGCGGGCGAGCCAGGTTTGGCAATGGATCTATTCCCACGGCGTCCGAGAGTTCGATCAGATGACGAATATCGGGAAGGCGCTAAGGGCGCAGATGGACGCGCTTTACGACCTCTCCCGCCCAGAAGTCGCCGAACGCCAGGTCTCCCAAGACGGGACCCGTAAATATCTCATCCGGTTTGCCCCGGGCATTGAGGCCGAAGCGGTATTCATTCCCGGTGTGGGGCGGGCCGGAGCCCTTTGTGTTTCAAGCCAGGTGGGGTGCACGCTGAATTGTACCTTTTGCCATACCGGCACCCAGGCCCTTGTCCGCAATCTGACAGCCGAAGAGATCATCGCCCAAATCATTGTCTGCAAGGACGATCTCGGGGAATGGCCGAGCAGCCGCGATGACCGCCAGCTCTCCAACATCGTGTTTATGGGCATGGGGGAGCCGTTATATAATCTCGATGCGGTGGCCCAGGCGATCGATATTATTGCCGATGGCGAAGGGATCTCCATTTCCCGTCGGCGGATCACCGTCTCGACATCGGGGGTGGTCAGCCAGATGCGCGCCCTTGGTGAGCGCACAGAGGCGATGCTGGCCATTTCCCTCCACGCGACCCATGACGCCTTGCGCAACGAATTGGTGCCGATCAACAAGAAATGGCCCCTCGATGCGCTTTTAGCGGCGTGTCGAGACTATCCAGGGACCTCGAACGCCAAGCGGATCACCTTTGAATATGTCATGCTCAAGGGGATCAATGACAGCGATGCCGAAGCGCGGGAATTGGTGCGTCTCCTCCGCGGTATCCCGGCAAAGATCAATCTGATCCCTTTCAATCCCTGGCCAGACAGCCCCTATGAATGCTCATCCTGGGATCGCATTGAACGCTTTGCCGATATTGTGAACCAGGCAGGCTATGCCTCACCGATCCGCACGCCTCGGGGTCGGGATATCTCGGCGGCGTGCGGCCAGTTAAAATCCGAAAGCGTGAAAGAAAGGGCCAGCGCCCGGCGGCGGACCGAAACGGTGTCCTAA